Proteins from a genomic interval of Methanofollis formosanus:
- the mcrG gene encoding coenzyme-B sulfoethylthiotransferase subunit gamma, producing MAYTPQYGPGTSIVAQNRRNQMNPEYDLQKLRSVTDEDVVLVLGHRAPGAAYPTAHPPLAEQQEPADPMRKLVKPTEGAKAGDRVRYVQFADSMFNAPSQPYQRTYAEMYRFRAIDPGTLSGRQIVECRERDLDQYAKFLIETEMFDPATVGLRGATVHGHSLRLAEDGMMFDALQRCVLGDDGIVKYVKDQVGVPLDRPVEVGKPMDEAWLKEHTTMFHSLVGTGFREDEEYIEYIQRIHTLRTKYGFMPKEE from the coding sequence ATGGCATACACACCACAGTATGGTCCGGGAACTTCGATTGTGGCCCAGAACCGGCGCAACCAGATGAACCCCGAATACGACCTCCAGAAACTCCGTTCAGTTACTGATGAGGACGTCGTCCTTGTCCTTGGCCACCGCGCTCCCGGTGCGGCATACCCGACCGCCCACCCGCCCCTGGCCGAGCAGCAGGAACCCGCAGACCCGATGCGCAAGCTCGTCAAGCCGACCGAGGGTGCCAAGGCCGGCGACCGTGTCAGGTACGTCCAGTTTGCAGACTCCATGTTCAACGCGCCCTCGCAGCCGTACCAGAGGACCTACGCCGAGATGTACCGCTTCCGTGCTATCGACCCCGGTACGCTCTCCGGCCGTCAGATCGTCGAGTGCCGCGAGCGTGACCTCGACCAGTACGCGAAGTTCCTTATCGAGACCGAGATGTTCGACCCGGCCACCGTGGGCCTCCGCGGTGCGACGGTGCACGGCCACTCCCTCCGTCTTGCAGAGGACGGCATGATGTTCGACGCTCTCCAGCGCTGTGTCCTCGGCGACGACGGTATCGTCAAGTACGTCAAGGACCAGGTCGGCGTCCCCCTCGACCGCCCGGTCGAAGTCGGTAAGCCGATGGACGAGGCCTGGCTCAAGGAGCACACCACCATGTTCCACTCCCTTGTCGGGACCGGGTTCCGCGAGGACGAGGAATACATCGAATACATCCAGCGCATCCACACGCTGAGGACCAAGTACGGCTTCATGCCCAAAGAGGAGTGA
- a CDS encoding radical SAM protein, translating into MIPCRQCGVRPAAEVIGLCAECLRALPVGEVPDVHSPVRKKFGLPARPPKSRGGVPCTLCANECLMGPGETGFCGLRWNEGGRLITAAPKGAALAATYYDPLPTNCCAAWFCQGSGERGSNLAVFFYGCNFDCLFCQNASHKRVCEAPTVREEDMVEQACAAHVRCVCFFGGSPEPQLPFALRVAGRVVEESENSRHICWEWNGCGHPALVRRAARLSAASGGTVKFDLKAYHPNIGYALSGVGNRRAYENFAMVAREVPEKEVLTATTLLVPSYVDEKEVTAIARFIAAIDPEIPYSLLVFHPDFAMADLPITPRSQVAACERAAKRYLSRVEVGNRHLLMYAGD; encoded by the coding sequence ATGATCCCCTGCCGGCAGTGCGGGGTACGACCGGCGGCGGAGGTTATCGGGCTCTGTGCCGAGTGCCTCCGGGCGCTTCCCGTCGGAGAGGTGCCTGACGTCCACTCGCCGGTGAGGAAAAAGTTCGGCCTTCCGGCGAGGCCGCCGAAGAGCCGCGGCGGGGTGCCCTGCACCCTCTGTGCCAACGAGTGCCTGATGGGCCCCGGTGAAACAGGGTTCTGCGGGCTGCGGTGGAACGAGGGGGGGCGACTGATCACGGCGGCGCCGAAAGGGGCTGCCCTTGCGGCGACGTACTACGACCCGCTCCCCACCAACTGTTGTGCGGCCTGGTTCTGCCAGGGGTCGGGAGAGAGGGGTTCCAACCTCGCGGTCTTCTTTTATGGCTGCAACTTCGACTGTCTCTTCTGCCAGAACGCCTCGCACAAACGGGTCTGCGAGGCGCCGACGGTCCGGGAGGAGGATATGGTCGAGCAGGCGTGTGCAGCGCATGTCAGGTGCGTCTGTTTCTTCGGCGGGTCGCCTGAACCTCAACTGCCCTTCGCCCTCCGCGTGGCCGGTCGGGTGGTTGAGGAGAGCGAGAACTCCCGCCATATCTGCTGGGAGTGGAATGGCTGCGGCCACCCCGCGCTGGTGCGGCGGGCGGCCCGGCTCTCCGCCGCCAGCGGGGGGACGGTGAAGTTCGACCTCAAGGCGTACCACCCGAACATCGGTTACGCCCTCAGCGGTGTCGGGAACAGGCGGGCGTACGAGAACTTCGCAATGGTTGCGAGGGAGGTGCCCGAGAAGGAGGTGCTGACCGCGACGACGCTCCTGGTTCCCTCCTATGTCGACGAGAAGGAGGTGACGGCAATCGCCCGCTTCATCGCGGCGATCGACCCGGAGATCCCGTACTCCCTCCTGGTCTTCCATCCCGACTTCGCCATGGCAGACCTCCCGATTACTCCTCGTTCGCAGGTGGCGGCGTGCGAGCGAGCGGCGAAGCGGTATCTCTCACGGGTGGAGGTGGGGAACAGGCATCTGCTGATGTACGCAGGAGATTGA
- the mcrA gene encoding coenzyme-B sulfoethylthiotransferase subunit alpha, producing MAKIERAQKLFLKSLKEKFQGQDVQSEKTEFYKFDGVRQSPRKREFMEATKAIEAKRGISMYDPERCHLGGIPMGQRQLMTYEVSGTGTFVEGDDLHFVNNSAMQQFWDDIRRTVIVGMDMAHATLQKRLGKEVTPETINEYLHTLNHAMPGAAVVQEHMVETHPGLVDDCYVKVFTGDDELADDIEPQFLINIEKLFPADQAEDLKAEVGKSMYQAIHIPTIVSRTCDGGTTSRWSAMQIGMSFIAAYRMCAGEAAVADLSFAAKHAGVVQMASILPARRARGPNEPGGIKFGLFSDIVQANRKYPNDPAKASLEVVGAGTMLFDQIWLGSYMSGGVGFTQYATAAYTDNILDEFTYYGMDYVKDKYGFDYTQPGQNMLTPTQDIVNDLATEVSLNAMEQYEQFPTMMEDHFGGSQRAGVMAAACGLTCSISTGNSNAGLNGWYLSMLLHKDAWSRLGFFGYDLQDQCGSANSLSIEPDRGLMGELRGPNYPNYAMNVGHQGEYAAIVGGAHYGRGDAFCYAPLVKITFADPSLKFDFAEPRKEFAKGAIREFEPAGERSLIISARN from the coding sequence ATGGCAAAGATCGAGAGAGCACAGAAGCTTTTCCTCAAATCACTGAAAGAGAAGTTCCAGGGACAGGACGTCCAGTCTGAGAAGACCGAGTTCTACAAGTTCGACGGTGTTCGCCAGTCCCCGAGAAAGCGCGAGTTCATGGAAGCCACCAAGGCAATCGAAGCCAAGCGTGGTATCTCCATGTACGACCCCGAGCGCTGCCACCTTGGCGGTATCCCGATGGGTCAGCGCCAGCTGATGACCTACGAGGTCTCCGGCACCGGCACTTTCGTCGAGGGCGACGACCTGCACTTCGTCAACAACTCTGCCATGCAGCAGTTCTGGGACGACATCCGCAGGACCGTTATCGTCGGTATGGACATGGCCCACGCCACCCTCCAGAAGAGGCTGGGCAAGGAGGTCACCCCTGAGACGATCAACGAGTACCTCCACACCCTCAACCACGCCATGCCGGGCGCAGCCGTGGTTCAGGAGCACATGGTCGAGACCCACCCGGGCCTTGTCGACGACTGCTACGTCAAGGTCTTCACCGGTGACGACGAACTCGCCGACGACATCGAGCCCCAGTTCCTCATCAACATCGAGAAGCTCTTCCCGGCCGATCAGGCCGAGGATCTGAAGGCCGAAGTCGGCAAGTCGATGTACCAGGCAATCCACATCCCGACCATCGTCTCCAGGACGTGCGACGGCGGTACCACCTCCAGGTGGTCTGCGATGCAGATCGGTATGTCCTTCATCGCCGCGTACCGCATGTGCGCCGGTGAGGCAGCCGTCGCTGACCTGTCCTTCGCCGCAAAGCACGCCGGTGTCGTTCAGATGGCATCCATCCTGCCGGCCCGCCGTGCCCGTGGTCCGAACGAGCCGGGCGGTATCAAGTTCGGTCTCTTCTCCGATATCGTCCAGGCGAACCGGAAGTACCCCAACGACCCCGCCAAGGCATCCCTCGAGGTTGTCGGCGCAGGTACCATGCTCTTCGACCAGATCTGGCTTGGTTCCTACATGTCCGGCGGTGTCGGGTTCACCCAGTACGCCACCGCGGCGTACACCGACAACATCCTCGACGAGTTCACCTACTACGGTATGGACTACGTCAAGGACAAGTACGGCTTCGACTACACCCAGCCAGGCCAGAACATGCTCACCCCGACCCAGGACATTGTCAACGACCTCGCCACCGAGGTTTCGCTCAATGCCATGGAGCAGTATGAGCAGTTCCCGACCATGATGGAGGACCACTTCGGCGGTTCCCAGCGTGCCGGTGTCATGGCCGCAGCCTGTGGTCTGACCTGTTCGATCAGTACCGGAAACTCCAACGCCGGTCTCAACGGCTGGTACCTCTCCATGCTCCTGCACAAGGACGCCTGGTCGAGGCTCGGGTTCTTCGGCTACGACCTGCAGGACCAGTGTGGTTCCGCCAACTCGCTCTCCATCGAGCCCGACCGCGGTCTGATGGGCGAACTCCGTGGCCCGAACTACCCGAACTACGCCATGAACGTCGGTCACCAGGGCGAGTACGCCGCTATCGTCGGCGGTGCCCACTACGGCCGCGGCGACGCGTTCTGCTACGCTCCGCTGGTCAAGATCACCTTCGCCGACCCGTCCCTCAAGTTCGACTTCGCCGAGCCGAGGAAGGAGTTCGCAAAGGGTGCAATCCGCGAGTTCGAGCCTGCAGGCGAGCGCTCGCTCATCATCTCAGCCAGGAACTGA
- a CDS encoding flavodoxin family protein, with the protein MPPHNPHGILGVGGSPRRGGNTDILLDRILEGAAAGGAEVEGVHLRDYTLEACTGCERCRRDLTCTRFLDGMHLLYPKLEGAGGLVIGSPTYNYNVTSMTKSFIDRLYPYYIFTKERPGVYSSRLAGEGRRALVFSVSEQAEIGEQGFTLEALSMPLEALGYQVVERFPVTGIFERGAVKGHDEIMDAAYELGRRFGRGMAAR; encoded by the coding sequence ATGCCTCCGCATAACCCCCACGGCATCCTCGGCGTCGGCGGCAGTCCGCGCCGCGGGGGGAACACCGACATCCTGCTCGACCGGATCCTCGAGGGCGCGGCGGCGGGAGGTGCGGAGGTGGAGGGCGTGCATCTCCGCGACTACACCCTCGAGGCCTGCACCGGATGCGAACGCTGCCGGAGGGACCTGACCTGCACCAGGTTCCTGGACGGCATGCACCTGCTCTATCCGAAACTGGAGGGGGCGGGGGGCCTGGTGATCGGGTCGCCGACCTACAACTACAATGTAACCAGCATGACCAAATCGTTCATCGACCGTCTGTATCCCTACTATATCTTCACAAAAGAGCGGCCCGGAGTATATTCAAGCCGGCTCGCCGGAGAAGGGCGCCGGGCGCTGGTCTTTTCAGTCAGCGAGCAGGCGGAGATCGGAGAGCAGGGGTTCACCCTGGAGGCGCTCTCGATGCCGCTCGAGGCCCTGGGGTACCAGGTGGTCGAACGGTTCCCGGTCACCGGGATCTTCGAGCGGGGCGCGGTGAAAGGGCATGACGAGATCATGGACGCGGCGTATGAACTCGGACGGCGGTTCGGCCGCGGGATGGCGGCGCGATAG
- a CDS encoding ferredoxin translates to MVLVTIEREECTSCALCWETCPEIFEESPDGRVQIREEYQTDGPEAGEVPDEMEDCATDAADGCPVEIIQVGE, encoded by the coding sequence ATGGTGCTGGTCACGATCGAGAGGGAGGAGTGCACGAGTTGTGCGCTCTGCTGGGAGACCTGCCCGGAGATCTTCGAGGAGAGTCCTGACGGACGCGTGCAGATCAGGGAGGAGTATCAGACCGACGGCCCGGAGGCAGGAGAGGTTCCGGACGAGATGGAGGACTGTGCAACGGACGCCGCCGACGGCTGCCCGGTGGAGATCATTCAGGTCGGGGAGTGA